A region of Haliotis asinina isolate JCU_RB_2024 chromosome 7, JCU_Hal_asi_v2, whole genome shotgun sequence DNA encodes the following proteins:
- the LOC137290814 gene encoding uncharacterized protein isoform X2 has product MCLYCRIQRRRHGGLRGTNFCLSSYLNDMTFDCRLLTNLFPVYRNEVFEDVVRRGTYGQLGQMWLLPGHLFLTTKSRLKVFSFDFIPASRQQISDTGPLGFYYQSMTSPILEVLDPAIYPNTVFVVQRSGHVQCWKFDEEYTWSVFAEFDVCNATAGAEVVSVCMDPAHKCIYWCEKRAATDSATYCICKRTLPDDLAKVKSKDIGPVHALVHNCPPSDVFVIVNNILISSRPVDGSVHFILWLNINKQHVTMFVAGEKLETDLSPLPSVDFRTVLVHCLPLIAKSGQYSGRVYVQLDPQRGHVVVLQEDGKLYRYHTMDDSDVVTCTMTQFPDLSDVELEADNWFLTQTVFGIRTGNKLRLFNARLGLPLHDVTSPDSGEVLGVSVSHIPTVMAGLFTQHDIYIVQKTSAKADSLSVMSVPAGRTFQTDSLQVAYLSQEKQQDQSAHVVKRISHLHRRWKGDQVKQPRSRLSQLVDPYMAEFWRLEELVGSIADRSKLPANTEATTVEEEVRNILFNKSSLPLDVQQAQILWLCEKYPDVMLHVLTGDLQYDTDDLPTDQADRWQRLLGLEADTTPSGDTTLLLFEHVCRLLYKLKPQNLMQFVRAAQSISEQTVGVSAFVRRKQTFQYYKKAVSCLPEPDTSQDIEAALRAKVNLILASCEGQDTERAIKLLLEHQQWKTAIALIKEQPDNSQSRACLLFITMAALAQQQVLSEYAKDIFSLVPSCQSFLTFSDIIEKQPEVKQSQLTMSASAVFCQGPPDISVGSIRPILQQVLSADDKC; this is encoded by the exons ATGTGCCTTTACTGCAGAATCCAGCGCAGGAGGCACGGTGGCCTCAGGGGAACCAACTTCTGCCTTTCCTCCTATCTGAATGACATGACTTTTGACTGCAGATTACTGACAAATCTCTTCCCTGTTTACAGAAACGAG GTATTTGAAGATGTGGTCAGGCGTGGTACATATGGTCAGCTTGGACAGATGTGGCTACTTCCTGGTCATCTTTTTCTCACAACTAAATCCAGACTGAAAGTGTTCAGCTTTGACTTCATCCCTGCCAGTAGACAACAG ATTTCTGACACTGGTCCACTAGGGTTCTACTACCAGTCCATGACGTCCCCCATCCTGGAGGTGCTGGATCCCGCCATCTACCCCAACACAGTCTTTGTG GTGCAGCGAAGTGGCCATGTGCAGTGCTGGAAGTTTGATGAGGAGTACACATGGTCAGTCTTTGCGGAGTTTGATGTCTGCAACGCCACGGCTGGTGCGGAGGTGGTCAGTGTGTGCATGGACCCAGCACACAAGTGTATCTACTGGTGTGAGAAGAGGGCTGCCACAGATTCTGCTACATACTGCATCTGCAAGAGGACACTACCTGATG ACTTGGCAAAGGTGAAGAGTAAAGACATTGGTCCTGTGCATGCCCTGGTACACAACTGCCCCCCTAGCGATGTCTTTGTCATCGTGAATAACATTCTTATATCATCCAG gCCAGTTGATGGGTCTGTCCATTTTATTCTGTGGCTGAATATTAACAAGCAACATGTCACCATGTTTGTTGCTGGAGAGAAGCTAGAaacagatttatctccccttcctTCAGTGGATTTCAGGACAGTGCTTGTCCATTGTCTGCCCCTCATTGCAAAG AGTGGTCAGTACAGTGGGAGGGTGTATGTCCAGCTGGACCCACAGAGAGGCCATGTGGTCGTGCTGCAGGAGGATGGGAAGCTGTACAGATACCACACTATGGACG ACAGTGATGTGGTGACCTGCACAATGACCCAGTTCCCAGATCTGTCAGATGTGGAGCTGGAGGCGGACAACTGGTTCCTCACACAGACTGTCTTTGGTATTAGAACTGGCAACAAACTCAG GTTGTTCAATGCCAGACTAGGTCTGCCACTGCATGATGTGACATCACCAGACAGTGGGGAAGTTCTAGGAGTCAGTGTGTCTCATATCCCCACTGTCATGGCAGGACTGTTTACCCAGCACGACATATACATTGTACAG AAGACTTCTGCAAAAGCTGACAGTCTGAGTGTGATGTCAGTGCCTGCAGGGAGGACGTTCCAGACAGACAGTCTACAGGTTGCCTACCTTAGTCAG GAGAAGCAACAGGACCAGTCGGCCCATGTTGTTAAAAGGATATCACACCTACACAGAAGATGGAAAGGGGATCAAGTGAAGCAGCCAAGGTCAAGGTTGTCCCAACTTGTAG ATCCCTACATGGCAGAGTTTTGGCGGTTAGAGGAGCTAGTTGGCAGTATAGCTGATAGGTCCAAG CTTCCAGCCAACACTGAGGCAACAACAGTGGAGGAAGAGGTCAGGAATATTCTCTTCAAcaagagttctctccctttggATGTGCAGCAAGCACAGATCCTGTGGCTATGTGAGAAGTACCCAGATGTGATGCTTCATGTTCTCACTGGTGACTTACAGTATGATACAG ATGACCTTCCCACAGACCAGGCTGACCGCTGGCAGCGCCTACTTGGTCTGGAGGCTGACACAACTCCCTCAGGGGATACGACTCTCCTGTTGTTTGAACACGTCTGCCGCCTGCTGTACAAACTCAAGCCTCAAAACCTG ATGCAGTTTGTCCGTGCAGCCCAGAGCATTAGTGAGCAGACTGTTGGTGTGTCAGCTTTTGTCCGCAGGAAACAAACA TTCCAGTATTATAAAAAGGCAGTGAGTTGTCTCCCCGAACCTGACACATCACAGGACATCGAGGCTGCATTGAGAGCCAAGGTCAACCTCATTCTGGCAAG TTGTGAGGGGCAGGACACAGAGAGAGCCATCAAGTTACTCCTAGAGCACCAGCAGTGGAAGACCGCAATTGCCCTGATCAAGGAGCAGCCAGACAACTCCCAGTCCAGGGCATGTCTCCTGTTCATCACCATGGCAGCACTAGCTCAG CAACAAGTCCTGTCGGAGTATGCTaaagatatattctcccttgtGCCATCCTGTCAAAG TTTTCTGACTTTCTCAGACATCATTGAGAAGCAGCCAGAAGTGAAACAAAGTCAGCTTACCATGTCTGCGTCTGCAGTCTTCTGCCAAGGACCACCAGACATTTCAGTTGGCTCCATCAGACCAATCCTACAGCAGGTTCTGTCAGCAGATGACAAATGTTGA
- the LOC137290266 gene encoding coiled-coil domain-containing protein 169-like — protein MEEEDEEDDIRAIQRLRRELYYERETVRTLHASANQWRNIVRENLAMNIQREQEEVEWRIRYQYQRSFNEMLKKLIENLRTEIRELRRGNTEASSYMVGDMLKRSLPECRLKVRHFETDLKSMKNLRNMYERQLDHESVEYSKVKEKRTAVFKDLLFMQNICIKQQQTFEKEYFAKLRERHGGILFRDSTVCLRRGRQEGVKARVSNVRTKDATIYSGKDSMKRSDTLVNGIVARASSTSLDNVEMKDTSCIREQAALEQVTRHIGRTHEDKTSEQFQGSKHGKKHLERVTYNDDIFNF, from the exons ATGGAGGAAGAAGATGAGGAGGATGACATCCGGGCCATCCAGAGACTGCGGAGGGAGCTGTACTATGAACGCGAGACTGTCCGGACTTTACACGCCTCGGCTAACCAGTGGAGGAACATTGTACGGGAGAATCTCGCCATGAACATACAGCGAGAACAGGAAGAAGTTGAATGGAGGATCAG GTATCAGTACCAGCGATCCTTCAACGAGATGCTAAAGAAGTTGATTGAGAACTTGAGGACCGAGATCCGTGAACTACGACGAGGCAACACTGAGGCGAGTAGCTACATGGTAGGCGACATGTTGAAGAGGTCGCTGCCCGAGTGTCGTCTCAAAGTCAGACATTTTGAAACCGATCTCAAGTCCATGAAAA ATCTCCGCAACATGTATGAGCGGCAGCTAGACCATGAGTCTGTGGAATACTCTAAGGTCAAAGAGAAACGGACTGCTGTGTTCAAAGACCTCCTgttcatgcaaaatatatgcattaaacaacaacagacatttgaaaaagaatattttgCTAAACTCAGAGAAAGACATGGCGGGATTCTATTCCGTGATAGTACTGTGTGTTTGAGGAGGGGTCGACAAGAAGGCGTAAAGGCCCGTGTGTCAAATGTTAGAACCAAAGATGCTACCATATACAGTGGCAAGGACAGCATGAAAAGGTCTGACACATTAGTGAACGGTATCGTGGCAAGAGCTTCAAGTACATCACTTGATAACGTTGAGATGAAGGACACTAGCTGCATCAGAGAACAGGCAGCCCTGGAGCAGGTTACACGCCATATAGGCAGGACACATGAGGACAAAACAAGCGAGCAGTTTCAAGGTAGTAAACATGGAAAGAAACACCTTGAGAGAGTGACATACAATGATGACATATTCAATTTTTGA
- the LOC137290814 gene encoding uncharacterized protein isoform X1, producing the protein MCLYCRIQRRRHGGLRGTNFCLSSYLNDMTFDCRLLTNLFPVYRNEVFEDVVRRGTYGQLGQMWLLPGHLFLTTKSRLKVFSFDFIPASRQQISDTGPLGFYYQSMTSPILEVLDPAIYPNTVFVVQRSGHVQCWKFDEEYTWSVFAEFDVCNATAGAEVVSVCMDPAHKCIYWCEKRAATDSATYCICKRTLPDDLAKVKSKDIGPVHALVHNCPPSDVFVIVNNILISSRPVDGSVHFILWLNINKQHVTMFVAGEKLETDLSPLPSVDFRTVLVHCLPLIAKSGQYSGRVYVQLDPQRGHVVVLQEDGKLYRYHTMDEDSDVVTCTMTQFPDLSDVELEADNWFLTQTVFGIRTGNKLRLFNARLGLPLHDVTSPDSGEVLGVSVSHIPTVMAGLFTQHDIYIVQKTSAKADSLSVMSVPAGRTFQTDSLQVAYLSQEKQQDQSAHVVKRISHLHRRWKGDQVKQPRSRLSQLVDPYMAEFWRLEELVGSIADRSKLPANTEATTVEEEVRNILFNKSSLPLDVQQAQILWLCEKYPDVMLHVLTGDLQYDTDDLPTDQADRWQRLLGLEADTTPSGDTTLLLFEHVCRLLYKLKPQNLMQFVRAAQSISEQTVGVSAFVRRKQTFQYYKKAVSCLPEPDTSQDIEAALRAKVNLILASCEGQDTERAIKLLLEHQQWKTAIALIKEQPDNSQSRACLLFITMAALAQQQVLSEYAKDIFSLVPSCQSFLTFSDIIEKQPEVKQSQLTMSASAVFCQGPPDISVGSIRPILQQVLSADDKC; encoded by the exons ATGTGCCTTTACTGCAGAATCCAGCGCAGGAGGCACGGTGGCCTCAGGGGAACCAACTTCTGCCTTTCCTCCTATCTGAATGACATGACTTTTGACTGCAGATTACTGACAAATCTCTTCCCTGTTTACAGAAACGAG GTATTTGAAGATGTGGTCAGGCGTGGTACATATGGTCAGCTTGGACAGATGTGGCTACTTCCTGGTCATCTTTTTCTCACAACTAAATCCAGACTGAAAGTGTTCAGCTTTGACTTCATCCCTGCCAGTAGACAACAG ATTTCTGACACTGGTCCACTAGGGTTCTACTACCAGTCCATGACGTCCCCCATCCTGGAGGTGCTGGATCCCGCCATCTACCCCAACACAGTCTTTGTG GTGCAGCGAAGTGGCCATGTGCAGTGCTGGAAGTTTGATGAGGAGTACACATGGTCAGTCTTTGCGGAGTTTGATGTCTGCAACGCCACGGCTGGTGCGGAGGTGGTCAGTGTGTGCATGGACCCAGCACACAAGTGTATCTACTGGTGTGAGAAGAGGGCTGCCACAGATTCTGCTACATACTGCATCTGCAAGAGGACACTACCTGATG ACTTGGCAAAGGTGAAGAGTAAAGACATTGGTCCTGTGCATGCCCTGGTACACAACTGCCCCCCTAGCGATGTCTTTGTCATCGTGAATAACATTCTTATATCATCCAG gCCAGTTGATGGGTCTGTCCATTTTATTCTGTGGCTGAATATTAACAAGCAACATGTCACCATGTTTGTTGCTGGAGAGAAGCTAGAaacagatttatctccccttcctTCAGTGGATTTCAGGACAGTGCTTGTCCATTGTCTGCCCCTCATTGCAAAG AGTGGTCAGTACAGTGGGAGGGTGTATGTCCAGCTGGACCCACAGAGAGGCCATGTGGTCGTGCTGCAGGAGGATGGGAAGCTGTACAGATACCACACTATGGACG AAGACAGTGATGTGGTGACCTGCACAATGACCCAGTTCCCAGATCTGTCAGATGTGGAGCTGGAGGCGGACAACTGGTTCCTCACACAGACTGTCTTTGGTATTAGAACTGGCAACAAACTCAG GTTGTTCAATGCCAGACTAGGTCTGCCACTGCATGATGTGACATCACCAGACAGTGGGGAAGTTCTAGGAGTCAGTGTGTCTCATATCCCCACTGTCATGGCAGGACTGTTTACCCAGCACGACATATACATTGTACAG AAGACTTCTGCAAAAGCTGACAGTCTGAGTGTGATGTCAGTGCCTGCAGGGAGGACGTTCCAGACAGACAGTCTACAGGTTGCCTACCTTAGTCAG GAGAAGCAACAGGACCAGTCGGCCCATGTTGTTAAAAGGATATCACACCTACACAGAAGATGGAAAGGGGATCAAGTGAAGCAGCCAAGGTCAAGGTTGTCCCAACTTGTAG ATCCCTACATGGCAGAGTTTTGGCGGTTAGAGGAGCTAGTTGGCAGTATAGCTGATAGGTCCAAG CTTCCAGCCAACACTGAGGCAACAACAGTGGAGGAAGAGGTCAGGAATATTCTCTTCAAcaagagttctctccctttggATGTGCAGCAAGCACAGATCCTGTGGCTATGTGAGAAGTACCCAGATGTGATGCTTCATGTTCTCACTGGTGACTTACAGTATGATACAG ATGACCTTCCCACAGACCAGGCTGACCGCTGGCAGCGCCTACTTGGTCTGGAGGCTGACACAACTCCCTCAGGGGATACGACTCTCCTGTTGTTTGAACACGTCTGCCGCCTGCTGTACAAACTCAAGCCTCAAAACCTG ATGCAGTTTGTCCGTGCAGCCCAGAGCATTAGTGAGCAGACTGTTGGTGTGTCAGCTTTTGTCCGCAGGAAACAAACA TTCCAGTATTATAAAAAGGCAGTGAGTTGTCTCCCCGAACCTGACACATCACAGGACATCGAGGCTGCATTGAGAGCCAAGGTCAACCTCATTCTGGCAAG TTGTGAGGGGCAGGACACAGAGAGAGCCATCAAGTTACTCCTAGAGCACCAGCAGTGGAAGACCGCAATTGCCCTGATCAAGGAGCAGCCAGACAACTCCCAGTCCAGGGCATGTCTCCTGTTCATCACCATGGCAGCACTAGCTCAG CAACAAGTCCTGTCGGAGTATGCTaaagatatattctcccttgtGCCATCCTGTCAAAG TTTTCTGACTTTCTCAGACATCATTGAGAAGCAGCCAGAAGTGAAACAAAGTCAGCTTACCATGTCTGCGTCTGCAGTCTTCTGCCAAGGACCACCAGACATTTCAGTTGGCTCCATCAGACCAATCCTACAGCAGGTTCTGTCAGCAGATGACAAATGTTGA